The Microbacterium sp. LWO12-1.2 genome includes a window with the following:
- a CDS encoding permease — MNRHVLALLLRPARGQGSLVALPIIAFGVVTTLVLTVIGGAQSFWSWTDGYAGLYQALAAIALVLLVVPLMSLGGAAARLSARRRDERLSTLRLLGVTPGGVAVATVTESMLLAGAGALAGVLGYLAVSPLIALIPFRGEALGISGVLLPPLPVLAVVGGVLLIAASSAVIGLRRVVISPLGVRTRAAATSAHWIRAVVAACVLAIAFVLIKVFPSVGGLVTTIVVLSVLFGGALAVLNLVGPWVLKVAAQRQLRRAESPERLLAARIVLDSPQAAWRQIGGIAMASFMAVFAGTGVSLMGLMNAEGSSADAALAVDMRTGLIITLIGSFLMVAASVGVNQASDVLDQRELHESLHRLGMPWRTVDRARRRAIMSPLLITAIGSALCAGILVFPLLGIALMTTPESLLTIAAVLGAGIGVVWATTRATRPLLARSFATV; from the coding sequence ATGAACCGTCACGTGCTGGCGCTTCTCCTTCGTCCTGCGCGGGGACAGGGCAGCCTGGTGGCGCTGCCCATCATCGCCTTCGGCGTCGTCACCACGCTGGTGCTCACCGTCATCGGCGGTGCACAGTCCTTCTGGAGCTGGACGGACGGGTACGCCGGGCTGTACCAGGCGCTCGCCGCGATCGCCCTCGTCCTTCTCGTCGTCCCCCTGATGTCGCTCGGTGGTGCCGCAGCCCGTCTCTCCGCACGGCGGCGCGACGAACGACTCTCCACACTTCGTCTGCTGGGCGTCACACCGGGTGGTGTGGCCGTGGCGACCGTGACGGAGTCGATGCTCCTCGCTGGCGCGGGCGCGCTCGCCGGCGTCCTCGGATACCTCGCCGTCAGTCCGTTGATCGCGCTCATCCCGTTCCGCGGTGAGGCGCTCGGGATCTCGGGAGTGCTGCTTCCTCCCCTGCCGGTCCTGGCTGTCGTCGGCGGGGTGCTTCTGATCGCCGCCTCGAGCGCCGTGATCGGACTCCGACGCGTCGTGATCTCGCCACTGGGAGTGCGCACTCGAGCCGCGGCGACGAGTGCGCATTGGATCCGTGCGGTCGTGGCGGCCTGCGTCCTCGCGATCGCCTTCGTGCTGATCAAGGTCTTCCCCTCGGTCGGTGGCCTGGTCACGACGATCGTCGTGCTGTCCGTGCTGTTCGGCGGCGCTCTCGCCGTGCTGAACCTGGTCGGACCGTGGGTGCTCAAAGTCGCCGCGCAGCGCCAGCTCCGTCGTGCCGAATCGCCCGAACGGCTGCTTGCGGCACGCATCGTCCTCGACTCCCCGCAGGCGGCCTGGCGCCAGATCGGCGGCATCGCGATGGCCAGCTTCATGGCCGTCTTCGCCGGCACCGGCGTCTCGCTCATGGGACTCATGAACGCGGAAGGCTCTTCCGCGGACGCCGCTCTCGCTGTCGACATGCGTACGGGGCTGATCATCACCCTGATCGGATCGTTCCTGATGGTGGCCGCCTCTGTCGGGGTCAACCAGGCGTCCGACGTGCTCGATCAGCGGGAACTGCATGAGAGTCTGCATCGTCTCGGGATGCCCTGGAGGACGGTCGACCGTGCCCGTCGGCGCGCGATCATGTCGCCGTTGCTGATCACCGCGATCGGGTCAGCGCTGTGCGCAGGCATCCTGGTGTTCCCGCTCCTGGGCATCGCTCTCATGACCACGCCGGAGTCGCTCCTCACCATCGCGGCCGTGCTCGGCGCGGGGATCGGTGTGGTCTGGGCCACCACACGAGCGACGCGCCCGCTTCTCGCCCGGTCGTTCGCCACCGTGTGA
- a CDS encoding GNAT family N-acetyltransferase: MTTADLTITPLTVPKSVDDADAADFIAFGELNRLVCDEEVGLPDLSPTASQMLASWQDESDSLHVGYIARRGGDIVGMVTLAYAQEEHAKAAEFDLLVPAAHAHECIAESLLLYAEEDARRRGRDVLQTWTLHRPAHTEDALVPKTGWGRIPSTALSQLLEAHGYGLEQVERNSELDLHADPGILERALAEATAFAGRDYCALAWELPTPPALRDGYAAVLARLVTDAPSGDMEFDEETWDADRVARRDVRMTSAGQLVAVSAVEYVPTGEIVAYNELLIGPDRAGVTHQFGTLVATEHRGHRLGTIVKCANLLRWRELAPQSPRVSTFNAEENRPMLDINEALGFVPVSYAGAWQKKI, encoded by the coding sequence ATGACCACCGCAGACTTGACGATCACCCCGCTCACCGTCCCGAAGAGCGTGGACGACGCGGACGCGGCCGACTTCATCGCCTTCGGCGAGCTCAACCGGCTCGTCTGCGACGAGGAGGTCGGCCTTCCGGACCTCTCCCCCACGGCCTCGCAGATGCTGGCGTCCTGGCAGGACGAATCCGACTCGCTCCACGTCGGCTACATCGCCCGCCGCGGCGGAGACATCGTGGGCATGGTGACGCTCGCGTACGCGCAGGAGGAGCACGCGAAGGCGGCAGAGTTCGATCTCCTGGTCCCGGCGGCACACGCGCACGAGTGCATCGCGGAATCGCTGCTGCTCTACGCCGAGGAGGACGCTCGTCGCCGAGGACGCGATGTGCTGCAGACCTGGACACTCCATCGTCCCGCGCACACCGAGGACGCTCTGGTGCCGAAGACCGGCTGGGGGCGGATCCCGTCGACCGCGTTGTCGCAGCTGCTCGAGGCGCACGGGTACGGCTTGGAGCAGGTCGAACGCAACAGCGAACTGGATCTGCATGCGGACCCGGGGATTCTCGAGCGCGCGCTCGCGGAGGCCACCGCGTTCGCGGGCCGCGACTACTGCGCCCTGGCCTGGGAACTGCCCACGCCGCCTGCGCTGCGCGACGGGTACGCCGCGGTGCTCGCCCGACTCGTCACCGATGCGCCCAGTGGGGACATGGAGTTCGACGAGGAGACCTGGGACGCCGATCGGGTCGCGCGTCGCGACGTGCGCATGACGAGCGCGGGCCAGCTGGTCGCGGTCTCGGCGGTCGAGTACGTGCCGACCGGTGAGATCGTCGCGTACAACGAACTGCTGATCGGGCCGGACCGCGCGGGAGTGACCCACCAGTTCGGCACGCTGGTGGCCACGGAGCATCGCGGCCACCGTCTCGGCACGATCGTGAAATGCGCGAACCTCCTGCGATGGCGAGAACTCGCACCCCAGTCACCACGCGTCTCGACGTTCAACGCCGAGGAGAACCGCCCGATGCTCGACATCAACGAGGCGCTCGGATTCGTCCCCGTCTCGTATGCGGGCGCCTGGCAGAAGAAGATCTGA
- a CDS encoding ABC transporter ATP-binding protein — protein MNVPVIEAHALQKTFGVTRALAGVDLAIHRGESVAIMGASGSGKTTLLHVLAGIIAPDSGSVTFRPAEGAAIEVTALSESARSRLRRERFGFVFQQGLLIPELTAVENVALASMINGVSRKDAVPHAAAWLAALGLAGMEDRRIGELSGGQAQRTAIARAQATGAELVFADEPTGALDSRTSSEVMDALLWSTTGQGRTLVVVTHDADVAARCTRTIAVRDGRIISAAVNA, from the coding sequence ATGAACGTTCCCGTCATCGAAGCCCATGCTCTCCAGAAGACCTTCGGCGTCACCCGTGCTCTCGCGGGTGTCGACCTCGCGATCCATCGCGGCGAGTCCGTCGCGATCATGGGTGCATCAGGATCGGGCAAGACGACTCTCCTGCATGTTCTCGCCGGGATCATCGCCCCGGACTCCGGATCCGTCACGTTCCGGCCGGCCGAAGGGGCCGCGATCGAGGTCACCGCGCTCAGCGAATCCGCCCGCTCACGTCTCCGGCGCGAGCGCTTCGGCTTCGTCTTCCAACAAGGACTGCTGATCCCGGAGCTCACCGCTGTGGAGAACGTCGCTCTCGCATCGATGATCAACGGCGTATCCCGCAAGGATGCCGTCCCCCACGCTGCCGCGTGGCTCGCCGCCCTCGGCCTCGCGGGAATGGAGGACCGCCGCATCGGTGAGCTCTCCGGCGGGCAGGCGCAGCGCACCGCCATCGCCCGGGCACAGGCGACCGGTGCGGAACTCGTGTTCGCCGACGAGCCTACCGGGGCGCTGGATTCGCGTACCTCCTCCGAGGTGATGGACGCACTGCTCTGGTCGACGACCGGTCAAGGACGCACGCTGGTCGTCGTCACGCACGACGCCGACGTCGCCGCGCGCTGCACTCGCACGATCGCGGTCCGCGACGGACGCATCATCTCAGCGGCGGTCAACGCATGA
- a CDS encoding GNAT family N-acetyltransferase — translation MAIATLTARATLHPLVLPVRADAADAGEFHELARVRNAVYRELTGRDEQDLSPAELLPLLRSRTERTTYVWTIRQEGEVVGRTVVDVPHDPGSRVVIATIELLPRVWGQGIGTAVLPHVEAIARDHGRSVIQNWTEQQASDGPRIEAPTGFGSVPRDHVARFLQNNGFGLEQVYRVSHLALSERVDTHVDALLTEARLAASDYRVVHWTSPTPAERIDDYAWLKSRMSTDAPSAGLDTDEEKWDARRVTEMEERVDQMGKTLLVVAAEHIQTGRLSAFTELGIGSDHSATTHQNDTLVLKEHRGHRLGMLLKCEALRLWRDLMPESTLVITYNAEENRPMLSINEAIGFSPIAYEGAWKKELT, via the coding sequence ATGGCGATCGCCACTCTCACGGCCAGGGCGACCCTGCATCCGCTCGTGCTTCCGGTACGAGCGGATGCAGCGGATGCGGGCGAGTTCCACGAGCTCGCCCGCGTCCGCAACGCCGTGTATCGCGAGCTCACCGGACGCGACGAACAGGACCTGTCGCCGGCCGAGCTGCTCCCCCTGCTGCGTTCACGCACGGAGCGGACGACGTACGTCTGGACCATCCGACAGGAGGGCGAAGTCGTCGGTCGCACCGTCGTCGATGTCCCTCACGACCCGGGTTCCCGGGTCGTCATCGCCACGATAGAGCTGCTCCCGCGCGTGTGGGGGCAGGGCATCGGTACCGCCGTGCTCCCCCACGTCGAGGCCATCGCGCGCGATCACGGACGGTCGGTGATCCAGAACTGGACGGAGCAGCAGGCGAGCGACGGTCCGCGGATCGAGGCGCCGACCGGCTTCGGCAGCGTGCCCCGGGATCACGTCGCCCGATTCCTGCAGAACAACGGATTCGGCCTCGAGCAGGTGTACCGCGTGAGCCATCTCGCCCTGTCCGAGCGCGTCGACACTCATGTCGACGCGCTTCTCACCGAAGCTCGCCTCGCCGCCTCCGACTACCGTGTCGTGCACTGGACATCACCCACTCCTGCTGAGCGCATCGATGACTATGCATGGCTCAAGTCGCGTATGTCGACGGACGCCCCGTCGGCCGGTCTCGACACCGACGAGGAGAAGTGGGATGCCCGGCGCGTGACCGAGATGGAGGAGCGGGTCGACCAGATGGGAAAGACCCTCCTGGTCGTCGCTGCTGAGCACATCCAGACCGGACGACTCAGCGCCTTCACCGAACTCGGCATCGGTTCCGACCACAGCGCGACCACGCACCAGAACGACACCCTCGTGTTGAAGGAACACCGCGGACATCGTCTCGGGATGCTCCTCAAATGCGAAGCTCTGCGTCTCTGGCGCGACCTGATGCCGGAATCGACGCTCGTCATCACCTACAACGCCGAGGAGAACCGGCCGATGCTCTCCATCAACGAAGCCATCGGCTTCTCCCCCATCGCATACGAAGGCGCCTGGAAGAAGGAACTGACATGA